Proteins encoded within one genomic window of Alteribacter populi:
- a CDS encoding GNAT family N-acetyltransferase, which translates to MAYFSPISSVAKDGEPLMIRSAGIKDAKEMLQLTKNVIKENDGLTLTESEFSMTTHDQAEKNYFVLHSPFHLLVICLRANKIVGIASFDPEQPIARMKHHGMLGLIVAKPYRSLGIGKQLMHAVINWARNHRDLEKLSLEVFTSNTPAVSLYESLGFTIVGHFHYHIKRSPYQYEDVYRMEYHVK; encoded by the coding sequence ATGGCCTATTTTTCTCCGATATCATCCGTTGCCAAAGATGGTGAGCCTCTCATGATTCGTTCTGCTGGTATCAAGGACGCAAAAGAAATGCTTCAATTAACGAAAAACGTGATAAAAGAAAATGACGGGCTCACACTCACGGAATCCGAGTTTTCCATGACGACCCATGACCAAGCGGAAAAAAATTATTTTGTTCTCCACTCCCCTTTTCACCTACTCGTCATTTGCTTAAGAGCCAATAAGATCGTCGGGATTGCCTCCTTCGACCCTGAACAGCCGATTGCTAGAATGAAGCACCATGGAATGCTCGGGCTGATCGTCGCAAAACCTTACCGTTCGCTAGGAATTGGAAAACAACTTATGCATGCTGTTATAAATTGGGCCCGTAATCATCGCGATCTCGAAAAGCTGAGCCTCGAAGTTTTCACGAGTAACACGCCTGCTGTTTCACTATATGAATCACTCGGTTTTACCATTGTCGGCCACTTTCACTATCATATTAAACGGTCACCATATCAATACGAAGACGTTTACCGAATGGAGTATCATGTCAAATAA
- a CDS encoding B12-binding domain-containing radical SAM protein, whose amino-acid sequence MKIVATTLNAKYIHTCLALRLLKGYAQPEYDVEISEYTIKDPEMTIVSDLYSKKPDVIGFSCYIWNIEQTIQVVRMLKKVLPNTKIILGGPEVSYDTKVWLERVSEVDFIVIGEGEETFKHLFQEIKGDQGYHYVFGLGYRKGDEIVINPGRGKIDINEIPTPYRFEEDRDSLSTRVVYFETSRGCPFSCQFCLSSIEVGVRYFDIERVKADLLYLINSGAKMIKFIDRTFNIKRDYALEIFDFLIKNHGGCEFQFEITADIMRPEVLEFLNEHAPPGIFRFEIGVQSTNDATNDLVQRRQNYKKLARTVTMVKNGQKIDQHLDLIAGLPEEDYHSFKRTFNDVFALRPEELQLGFLKMLRGTGMRAMAERFDYRYMDHAPYEILSNNILSFDDIVKIKRVEDILEKYWNDHRMDHTMEYLVKHSFPTPFDFFQEYGNEWDKQGWSRIGHQLEDLFRRLDYFLAKSGVKNLDVIRGLMKLDYLLHQKHKPRTHWWELDMDRDEKNRVRESLTDYPEMVNSEFAALKLSTKEVQKHLVVERIPFDLHQYTDSSTIERTEHYLVVYYNPKTLEKQTFSFPVFPTSERSKGRIKSAK is encoded by the coding sequence ATGAAAATTGTCGCGACAACACTTAATGCAAAATACATTCATACTTGTTTAGCACTGCGCTTGTTAAAAGGATATGCACAGCCTGAATACGATGTGGAAATTTCAGAATATACAATTAAAGATCCAGAAATGACGATCGTCTCTGATCTGTATAGTAAAAAACCTGATGTGATTGGGTTTAGCTGCTACATATGGAATATTGAACAAACCATTCAAGTCGTGAGAATGCTGAAAAAAGTACTTCCTAATACAAAAATCATCCTCGGGGGACCAGAAGTATCCTATGATACAAAAGTGTGGCTTGAACGCGTTTCTGAAGTCGACTTTATTGTGATTGGAGAAGGCGAGGAAACGTTTAAACATTTATTTCAAGAAATAAAAGGAGATCAAGGATATCACTATGTATTTGGTCTCGGGTATCGAAAAGGCGACGAAATTGTGATAAATCCTGGTCGCGGTAAGATCGACATTAACGAGATTCCTACCCCATACCGTTTCGAAGAAGACCGTGACAGCTTATCCACACGCGTCGTTTATTTTGAGACCAGCCGTGGGTGCCCGTTTAGCTGCCAGTTTTGTCTCTCCTCTATTGAAGTGGGAGTACGCTATTTCGATATAGAACGTGTGAAAGCCGATCTTCTTTACCTCATTAACAGCGGGGCAAAAATGATCAAATTTATAGATCGAACGTTTAACATTAAACGAGATTATGCCCTTGAAATCTTTGACTTTCTCATAAAAAACCACGGTGGTTGTGAGTTTCAATTTGAAATTACCGCTGATATCATGCGTCCGGAAGTGCTGGAATTTTTAAATGAGCATGCTCCTCCGGGAATTTTCCGTTTTGAGATCGGTGTTCAGTCAACAAACGACGCTACAAATGACCTTGTCCAACGACGACAAAACTATAAAAAGTTAGCACGAACAGTAACAATGGTGAAAAACGGCCAAAAAATTGACCAGCACCTCGATTTAATTGCCGGTCTACCTGAAGAGGACTATCATTCTTTTAAACGAACCTTTAACGATGTTTTTGCCCTTCGTCCTGAAGAGCTTCAGCTAGGCTTTTTAAAAATGCTAAGAGGAACCGGTATGAGAGCGATGGCTGAGCGCTTTGACTACCGTTACATGGATCACGCACCCTATGAAATTTTATCAAACAACATTCTTTCGTTTGATGACATTGTAAAAATTAAGCGTGTAGAAGATATTTTAGAAAAGTATTGGAACGACCACCGGATGGATCATACAATGGAATACTTAGTGAAGCATTCGTTTCCAACTCCTTTTGACTTTTTCCAGGAGTATGGTAACGAGTGGGACAAGCAAGGCTGGTCCAGGATCGGCCACCAGTTAGAAGACCTGTTTAGAAGGCTTGACTATTTCCTTGCAAAATCCGGTGTAAAAAACCTCGATGTGATTCGCGGACTGATGAAGTTGGACTACTTGCTTCACCAAAAGCATAAACCGCGGACGCATTGGTGGGAACTTGATATGGACAGAGACGAAAAAAACAGGGTGCGAGAAAGTTTAACAGATTATCCTGAAATGGTAAACTCTGAATTTGCAGCTTTAAAGTTATCTACTAAGGAAGTGCAAAAACACCTTGTCGTAGAGCGAATCCCCTTTGATCTACATCAATATACAGATAGTAGCACAATAGAACGGACAGAACATTATCTCGTTGTTTACTACAACCCTAAAACGCTAGAAAAGCAAACCTTTTCTTTTCCTGTGTTCCCTACAAGTGAGCGTTCAAAAGGGAGGATAAAAAGCGCCAAGTAG
- a CDS encoding DMT family transporter produces MNKWAFSFIIGGAALWGTIGIFVQGLYELGFTPIEVVTIRVAVAFAALLFIVAFKNRQMFKIKPKHVPLFLGTGIFSIVFFNWAYFTTIQEINLSIAAVLLYTGPAFVTVMSRIFFKEVITLQKSVALLITLLGCTLVIGVFPLNAEQLSVYGVFIGICSGFGYALYSIFGKAASSRNYSSLTITFYTFLFASVALVPTSGILTRLEPLFTMEGILLALGLGTVPTVLAYLLYTAGLQQVESSKASIAATIEPVVAAMIGVFIFQDQLTPWQFVGMFFVLLAVLFIQKSKQTNESKQVRSLERPS; encoded by the coding sequence GTGAATAAGTGGGCATTTTCATTTATTATTGGGGGAGCTGCCCTTTGGGGGACAATCGGAATCTTCGTTCAAGGGCTCTACGAGCTAGGGTTCACCCCGATTGAGGTCGTCACAATTCGTGTTGCCGTAGCCTTCGCAGCACTGCTTTTCATCGTAGCATTTAAAAATAGACAAATGTTTAAAATCAAACCAAAGCACGTTCCTTTATTTTTAGGGACAGGCATCTTTAGTATTGTATTTTTTAATTGGGCTTATTTTACGACGATTCAAGAGATTAACCTGTCCATCGCAGCTGTTCTGTTGTATACAGGACCTGCTTTTGTCACGGTTATGAGCCGGATTTTCTTTAAGGAAGTAATCACTTTACAAAAATCGGTCGCCTTACTCATCACTCTTCTTGGCTGTACACTTGTCATCGGCGTCTTTCCTTTAAACGCTGAACAACTGTCGGTTTATGGTGTGTTTATTGGAATATGTTCTGGCTTTGGTTACGCTTTATACAGTATTTTTGGAAAAGCAGCATCGTCTCGAAATTATTCATCGTTAACGATTACATTCTATACGTTTTTGTTCGCTTCTGTCGCTCTTGTTCCAACGAGTGGAATCCTGACTCGTCTTGAGCCTCTTTTTACAATGGAAGGAATACTGTTAGCTCTTGGACTAGGAACGGTCCCCACTGTGCTTGCTTACCTGCTTTATACAGCCGGTCTTCAACAAGTGGAATCCAGTAAAGCTTCCATTGCGGCAACGATAGAGCCGGTTGTAGCAGCGATGATTGGCGTGTTTATTTTCCAAGACCAGCTTACTCCTTGGCAATTTGTCGGAATGTTCTTCGTCCTCCTTGCTGTCTTGTTTATTCAAAAAAGTAAACAGACAAACGAGAGCAAACAGGTTCGTTCCTTGGAACGCCCCTCCTAA
- a CDS encoding NAD(P)H-dependent oxidoreductase codes for MRHLIIYMHPSKESFNGAILEEYTKALTNSGHDVLVRALSEYVFSPFLTKQEYEDSLQEVYTPDVVEEHQHITWADAITFIFPLWWGGLPAIGKGYVDRVFSYGFAYRLKEESPVPKLTGKKVATICTTGSPSDVYREQGMHEAINRIFDKGIFQFCGLEVHNHRYFGNVILCSDEERKKMLAETKELARSWEKQ; via the coding sequence ATGAGGCACTTGATTATTTACATGCACCCTTCAAAAGAAAGCTTTAACGGTGCAATATTAGAGGAGTATACGAAGGCGTTAACAAATTCAGGTCATGATGTACTTGTGCGTGCTTTATCTGAATATGTATTTTCCCCATTTTTAACGAAGCAGGAATATGAAGATTCACTTCAGGAGGTGTATACACCTGATGTAGTAGAAGAGCATCAACATATCACGTGGGCTGATGCTATTACATTTATTTTTCCATTGTGGTGGGGAGGGCTTCCTGCTATCGGTAAAGGGTACGTAGATCGCGTCTTTTCCTATGGATTTGCTTACCGTTTAAAAGAGGAAAGTCCGGTTCCTAAGTTGACGGGAAAGAAAGTCGCGACCATATGTACAACGGGATCTCCTTCAGACGTTTACCGTGAACAAGGCATGCATGAAGCGATTAATCGAATTTTTGATAAAGGGATATTCCAATTCTGTGGTCTCGAGGTCCATAATCACCGCTATTTTGGGAATGTTATCTTATGTTCGGATGAAGAGAGAAAAAAGATGTTAGCAGAAACAAAGGAACTTGCACGTTCTTGGGAAAAACAGTGA
- a CDS encoding phosphatase PAP2 family protein — translation MREVETSILQQITDWQHPFGNGVAYVLTFLGNELFYFLIIPLVYWCISKSFGIRLVYVFIVSIYINSWLKALFSIQRPVGIEGVQSLYVSSAEVVSHYPYDSFPSGHAQGSATLWGMIAYQLRNRLFWVFAVFLVASISLSRLYVGLHWPTDVLAGIFIAAFIIFLAVKLEKWIVQWPEKAKWFGAIALPIVMMLVFPAPEGMKYGGFLLGAGIGYMVEKKYIKMMIVKSVVKKAGALVIGLAGLFVIQQGVKMGLGDALLVDALRYALIGLWGLWWAPALFIKCRLYKRSRTK, via the coding sequence TTGAGAGAAGTAGAAACGTCGATTCTACAGCAAATAACAGATTGGCAGCACCCTTTTGGAAATGGAGTTGCGTATGTCTTAACATTTTTAGGAAATGAACTTTTTTATTTTCTAATTATTCCACTTGTATACTGGTGTATTTCGAAGTCCTTTGGGATACGTTTAGTGTACGTGTTTATTGTTTCGATTTATATTAATTCATGGCTCAAAGCTTTATTCAGTATTCAAAGACCGGTTGGGATCGAAGGGGTTCAGTCTCTATATGTATCTTCTGCTGAGGTCGTTTCTCATTATCCATATGATAGTTTCCCGAGCGGCCATGCTCAAGGATCGGCTACGTTGTGGGGGATGATTGCTTATCAATTACGAAATCGTCTTTTTTGGGTATTTGCTGTTTTTCTTGTAGCATCGATTTCACTCAGTCGTCTCTACGTAGGTCTTCATTGGCCGACAGATGTCCTGGCAGGTATTTTCATCGCTGCATTCATCATTTTTCTTGCTGTAAAATTAGAGAAGTGGATCGTGCAATGGCCTGAAAAAGCGAAATGGTTTGGGGCAATCGCTTTACCTATAGTGATGATGCTCGTTTTTCCAGCACCTGAAGGAATGAAATATGGGGGTTTTTTGCTAGGTGCAGGGATAGGGTATATGGTTGAAAAAAAATATATAAAAATGATGATTGTTAAAAGTGTCGTTAAAAAAGCAGGTGCTCTTGTGATTGGGCTCGCAGGGCTGTTTGTCATTCAACAAGGAGTTAAAATGGGATTAGGAGATGCCTTACTTGTCGATGCTTTACGGTATGCTCTCATTGGATTATGGGGGTTATGGTGGGCGCCCGCTTTATTTATTAAGTGTAGGCTCTATAAAAGAAGTCGAACAAAATAA
- a CDS encoding 4a-hydroxytetrahydrobiopterin dehydratase: MTLTQEEIEANLKDSPGWTLDEETFISKEFQLPSFAKAVSFVNEVAKLAEDRNHHPQIIIDHQKVTLRLCTMDVGGITQIDFESAYAFDQTIPKYIN; this comes from the coding sequence ATGACGCTAACGCAAGAAGAAATTGAGGCAAACTTAAAGGACTCCCCGGGTTGGACATTGGATGAGGAAACCTTCATTAGCAAAGAGTTTCAACTCCCGTCATTTGCAAAAGCAGTGTCATTCGTAAACGAAGTCGCCAAGTTAGCTGAAGACCGGAATCACCATCCCCAAATTATCATTGATCATCAGAAAGTGACTCTCCGATTATGTACGATGGATGTAGGTGGAATAACGCAGATAGACTTTGAATCTGCCTATGCTTTTGATCAAACGATCCCTAAATATATAAATTAA
- a CDS encoding DUF2087 domain-containing protein has translation MEGAFWNSTVQEIEKGFVKEDHGFTCLVCGEVFQEGFIFQKENTLMEAKKAVEVHVQSEHESMTSRLLGLPKKQTGLSDIQKDVLSLLLAGKSDEKIASELEFGSISTVRQYRFKFREKAKQAKVFLALMNAYEESSGKKNDHSIHKGAKMVDDRWVITEQEEEKVLKNYIDKQTGKLLQFPGKEKRKIVILKYIISQFEVEQQYKEKEVNELIKRFYEDFATLRRYLIEYGFMHRNKDGSRYWVERTLSE, from the coding sequence ATGGAAGGAGCATTTTGGAATTCGACTGTTCAGGAGATCGAGAAGGGGTTTGTGAAGGAGGATCACGGATTCACGTGCCTAGTATGTGGAGAGGTCTTTCAAGAAGGGTTCATTTTTCAAAAAGAAAATACGTTGATGGAAGCCAAAAAAGCCGTTGAAGTCCACGTTCAATCGGAACACGAGTCCATGACGTCCAGATTACTTGGGTTACCCAAGAAACAGACAGGGTTATCCGACATTCAAAAAGATGTATTGAGCCTTCTCTTAGCTGGAAAAAGTGATGAAAAAATTGCGAGTGAGCTGGAGTTTGGCAGTATTTCAACTGTACGGCAGTACCGTTTTAAATTTAGAGAAAAAGCAAAACAAGCTAAAGTATTTTTGGCGCTTATGAATGCATACGAAGAGTCTAGTGGGAAAAAGAATGATCATTCGATTCATAAGGGGGCGAAAATGGTGGATGACCGCTGGGTGATTACAGAACAAGAAGAAGAAAAGGTATTAAAAAATTACATTGATAAACAAACAGGAAAGCTTTTGCAATTTCCTGGGAAAGAAAAAAGAAAAATCGTGATTTTAAAATATATAATTAGTCAATTTGAGGTTGAACAGCAATATAAAGAAAAAGAAGTAAACGAGCTTATTAAGAGGTTTTACGAAGATTTTGCAACACTTCGCAGGTATTTAATCGAGTATGGATTTATGCACCGCAATAAAGATGGATCACGCTATTGGGTAGAGCGAACGTTGTCAGAATAA
- a CDS encoding ArsR/SmtB family transcription factor: MNVLTTKERTFEEASQHLKIVGDKTRLKMLAILYKDECCVCELVEIFQMSQPSISQHLRKLKNADIVIERRSGQWIYYRLNENHPWFDQLESIIKTLPDTQPLLNDLLESGKRVCCD; encoded by the coding sequence GTGAACGTTTTGACTACGAAAGAACGAACCTTTGAAGAAGCATCCCAGCATTTAAAAATTGTTGGGGATAAAACGCGGTTAAAAATGTTAGCGATCCTATATAAAGATGAGTGTTGTGTCTGTGAACTCGTAGAGATTTTTCAGATGAGCCAGCCTTCAATCAGTCAACATTTGCGGAAATTAAAAAACGCAGACATTGTGATTGAACGACGAAGCGGGCAGTGGATATATTATCGTTTAAATGAGAACCATCCTTGGTTTGATCAACTTGAATCGATTATTAAGACACTTCCAGATACACAACCCCTTTTAAATGATCTGTTGGAATCAGGAAAAAGAGTGTGTTGTGACTAA
- a CDS encoding pyroglutamyl-peptidase I — MNLLISGFEPFGELSVNPTQVLAEKAQEWEVEGVNIHTVVLPVVYHACARRLIDEIERVNPDVVLSLGVAVGRSSITPERIGVNLQDTVGEGKLGDNAGQKPKDEKLYETGPDGIFSTLPNRFLVNALKEAGIPAQISNTAGAYICNNTLYEMLVYLKNESSEIKAGFIHVPATPEMVTASSHLPSMALETQEKALKMMITTLRDSLT; from the coding sequence ATGAATCTACTTATAAGTGGTTTTGAACCATTTGGTGAATTATCGGTAAATCCTACACAAGTGTTAGCTGAAAAAGCACAAGAGTGGGAAGTTGAAGGCGTGAATATTCATACTGTTGTTTTACCAGTGGTTTATCACGCGTGTGCGAGGCGGTTAATTGACGAAATAGAAAGGGTGAATCCTGACGTTGTCTTATCACTCGGGGTCGCTGTAGGAAGGTCGAGTATTACACCTGAGAGAATAGGAGTCAATCTCCAAGACACAGTGGGAGAGGGAAAGCTTGGTGATAATGCGGGTCAGAAGCCAAAAGATGAAAAACTTTACGAAACCGGTCCTGATGGGATATTTTCTACTTTACCCAACCGATTTTTAGTAAACGCGTTAAAAGAAGCAGGTATTCCCGCACAAATTTCCAATACGGCTGGGGCCTACATATGTAACAACACGCTGTATGAAATGCTCGTTTATTTAAAAAACGAGTCGTCTGAGATAAAGGCCGGATTCATACATGTTCCCGCTACTCCGGAAATGGTTACGGCATCCTCCCATTTACCGAGCATGGCTTTGGAGACTCAGGAAAAAGCACTGAAAATGATGATCACGACTCTTCGTGACTCGCTTACATAA
- a CDS encoding sigma-70 family RNA polymerase sigma factor — translation MKLKKEVPLNFDQVYHDFEPLIRSLLNKWQLGFDQDEYLQIGRIALYEAWCRYDPQKGPFPGYAKAYVKGYLLIAIQDHVKRNEHFQLTEPLTLTDTAPVSADESLEEIYSLIRTARLSRREKTWVIETIIHQLKPREIAEKYNVKISTVHTWKKEATKKLKKSLSKEWG, via the coding sequence ATGAAACTGAAAAAAGAAGTCCCACTGAATTTTGACCAAGTTTATCACGACTTTGAACCTCTCATTCGTTCTTTACTAAACAAGTGGCAGTTGGGCTTTGACCAGGATGAATACTTACAAATCGGTCGTATTGCGTTATATGAAGCATGGTGCCGTTATGATCCTCAGAAAGGACCTTTCCCAGGCTATGCTAAAGCGTATGTAAAAGGATATTTGCTAATAGCTATTCAGGATCACGTAAAAAGAAATGAACACTTCCAGCTCACTGAACCTCTTACGTTAACCGACACAGCCCCTGTTTCAGCAGATGAGAGTCTGGAAGAAATCTATTCACTCATACGTACTGCCCGACTCAGCCGTCGTGAGAAAACCTGGGTGATTGAAACGATCATTCACCAACTTAAACCTAGAGAAATTGCAGAGAAGTACAATGTGAAAATATCCACCGTACACACGTGGAAAAAAGAAGCGACCAAAAAACTAAAGAAATCCCTCTCTAAAGAGTGGGGATAA
- a CDS encoding DUF1659 domain-containing protein: protein METTINSRLAMTFVVGYNDDGDEIERTKQFQNIDPAAGNSELAATAAALAPLQMHSLVKVERNNTYDLQGE, encoded by the coding sequence ATGGAAACGACGATTAACTCTCGTTTAGCAATGACCTTTGTTGTTGGCTACAATGACGACGGAGACGAAATTGAGCGCACGAAACAGTTTCAAAATATCGACCCTGCTGCTGGAAACAGTGAATTAGCAGCCACCGCAGCTGCTCTTGCCCCGCTGCAAATGCATTCGTTAGTAAAAGTTGAGCGAAACAATACGTATGATTTGCAAGGAGAATAA